Within Sporosarcina sp. PTS2304, the genomic segment GAGCTCCCCAACGTCGATGATCAATAACTTCCGCATGAATATCTTCAAGGTGCTGACGTATAGGGTCTACAGTCAGTTCGTCTGCTTGAATAAGTAAACTCGTCGGATCTGTTTTCAATGAATGTCGTATGTCTCCTGCAGTTATCATCGGATTACCAAAATTCAGGATGTTCAAAAATCGTTCATCATGATATTGGGCGTAGACATCATCCATCACTTCCGCAATGATATTAGCTACAGAAAAATTTTGCATAGCATCTACTACTTCGTTAACAATCGGCAATGCAATTGTCTCATGAATAGTTTGCCACGCGCGGTCAGTAGGATGATGAACAAAAGCACCATTAAAGTTTACAATGGGCGTAGTCAATCCTAGCTGACGATAGTATATTTCACTTGCTCTATAGGGACGTCCCGTAGCAATCATTACATGATGACCTTGAGACGCGGCTATTCTTAACGTTTCTTCTGTTTTGGCCGAAATTACTTTTTCATCTGTCAATAATGTACCATCTAAATCTAAAACGATTAAATGTGGTTTCAAAAAATCCTCTCCTACTCATTTATCTTCTATTAAATTTGTCTCATCTGTCTTCATAGTTTAGCCTTTAAGTATGAACTAAGTCAAAAAAACGAACAATAGAGCATTGTCAAGCTTGTTGATTAACTATACTATATACTTCTCTTGTTCATTTAGTTTAAAACGTTTTTGACTATGGTAGTTGGATGGAGTAAGGCTGACTTAACATGTCTTGCGGCTTGCGCCTGTCGTCTTGATCCTTCCGGAGTCGATCGTCCTCCAGCTTCAGCCGTACTTAGTGTGTGCAAGACAGTTTGATTACTCTTTGTATGTGGTGAAAGACTACGTGGGCTTGTCTGCTACTTCATGTTCGTTTATTAGATGGAGTGAAGCTGACTTGAAGAGTCCTGCGGCTTGTGCTTCCAGACGATACGCTTTCCGGAGGGGACGCGGTGGACCGTCAAGCACTGCGAGTTACACCTGTCAAATGCAAAGATGTGCTCCTTCTCGCTGCGCTTCACTCGCAAAAGCCGTCCTTCGCTACGGCTTTTCCTGAACCTCTCGGAGTCGATCGTCTGTAAGCTCCAAGCCGTACTTTGTGTGTGCAAGACAGTTTGATCACTCTTTGTATGTGGTGAAAGAGCAACTAAATAGACTTGTCTGATACAATGCGACCGTTTTTGAAGTTAAAAAGCGGTGAAGTGTTGCTAGCTACTATGACTGTTTCGATGGACTGAGTGGATAAAGCAATGACTCTATATGTATTCAATCAGGCAATCCAAAGCTTCACCCACACTGTTCAGGAAGCAGAACTTACCCTACCCCAACTTCTGGACGAACACAAACTGACTTCCCGACAAAAACTCAAGGATTCTCCCGGAAGAACCGGCGACTCCTAGAGGATCAGGACGACAGGCGTAATCGCCAACGCACTTCTGGCGAGTCCGCCGCGTCCCCTCAGGAAAGCGTCCGGTTCTGTAGGGAGAATCCTAGCACGTACACTACTTTTCTGCACTGCAAAGGAGAAGTCACTTACCTCACTCCAACTTCTGGACGAACACAAACTGACTTCCCGACACAAACTCAAGGATTCTCCCGGAAGAACCGGCGACTCCTGGAGGATCAGCGAGAGCCGTAGCGAAGGACGGCTTTTGCGAGTGAAGCGCAGCGAGAAGGAGCACATCTTTGCATTTGACAGGCGTAATCGCCAATGCACTTCTGGCGAGTCCGCCGCGCACCCTCAGGAAAGCGTCCGGTTCTGTAGGGAGAATTCTCACACGTACACTACTTTTCCGCACCGCACTGGAGAAATCACTTAGCTTACCATCATTTTTGAACGAACACGAACTCTACAACTACTCGTCAAAAGCATCACATTTACACATACTAATTTCTTTGGATAATCAACAGGCTTGGTGCATTGTTTTTGTTTTCTACGCTCATTATTGTTATCCTGAAATAACAGTAAGTATAGACCGGAAATGAGGAATCGGAATGATTATACGTACCGAACAATGGCAACATATACCTTTACTTCATGTTGTTGAGGAATCAAAAGAACATGAACATATACCTGTCGTGTTCTTTTATCATGGCTTTACTAGTGCGAAAGAACATAATTTGCATTATGCCTATAATTTGGCGAAGCAAGGTATTCGAGTGATACTGCCTGAGGCGATGCTGCATGGTGACCGCGCAGAATCATTGGACGACTTCCATTTGGCACTACGTTTTTGGGAGATTGTCTTAGCTTCTATTCAAGAGGCGAGTGTACTCTATGAACAATTACGTGAAAGAAATCTTGCAGATGACCATACGAAAATTGGTATGGGCGGAACGTCAATGGGAGGTATTACAACATTCGGTTGCTTAGCCAGCTATGATTGGATTGATGCTGCATCTGTCATGATGGGGTCGCCGGCATTCGTGCGTGTCGCTACAGGACAAATTGCATATGCGGAACGCGGCGGCCGAGAATTACCTATTTTACAGGCGGAACGTGATCAACTGTTTGCAGCTCTCGATCGAGTAGATTTATCAAAAAATCCAGCCAAATTGCATCAGCGACCTCTTTTCATGTGGCACGGCGAACAAGATACTGTCGTGCCGTTTGAGTTTACGGAAGAATTTCACACAATGATTCAGCCACAGTATAAAGAATGTCCGGAACATTTGTATTGGATGCCGGATGAAGAAGCAGGCCATGCAGTTTCACGACCTGGCATGTTAGGCGCAGTCGATTGGCTTGCACAGCATTTAAATGCAAGGTAGTATAGGAATTAAGAAAGAAATACTACACACCAGAGAGGAGTATTCTAATGAGTGCAGAAGAAATTAAAGAATATCTGTTTGGCGCGCTAGAGAATGTCATTGACCCGGAGTTAGGGATTGATATTGTGAATTTAGGGTTAGTTTATAATGCAGAACTTCTTGATGAAGGCGTCGCAAAAGTTACGATGACATTGACTTCAATGGGTTGTCCAATGGGACCGCAAATCGTAGCGAATATTAAACAGGAATTAATGGAACTACCTGAAGTAAAAGATACAGAAGTAGATATCGTCTGGAGTCCACCATGGTCACGTGATAATATGTCACGTTACGCTAAGATGGCATTAGGTGTTCGGTAAGAAAAGTGAGGGGCTGTCCAGAAAGTCAGTAATGTCTGATTTTCTGTGATGGTCTTTTTTTGTGGAATTAAGTTGTTTGCTCTTTTGAGAGGTTGTAACCATTGGCTTGTTATTTCTAGATGGTTGAGATGTAACGAAAAACAATGGTGCTTATGAGAATTGTATTTCTACTGTTCAATCATATTGCGAAAAGATTTCTACTTCGTGCAAATTGTTGTACAAGAAAAAAGGAATTGCAAAAAAATGTCGAATAGTATAAATGCAACAATAAACACAATGTATTAGGGGGAACAGGGAAATGTCAGTAAAAACAGCAGATTTATGTGATGATTTCATTGATGAACTACAAGTATGTACGGTCGAATTTACATCGTACGGAAAGCATAAACGGTTTTCCGGACCTATCTCTACAGTAAAAGTCTTCGAAGATAATGTCTTAGTAAAAGAAGCTTTGCAGACAATTCCAGAAGGCAATGTATTAGTAGTAGATGGTGGAGGTTCAAAACGCTGTGCATTGATGGGGGATATGCTCGGTGAAATTGCGCAAGATCGCAAATTGGCAGGGGTCATTATTTACGGGTGTGCACGTGATACAGCAGATCTTGGCACACAAGAAATCGGCGTCATGGCTATTGGCAGTATGCCGGTGAAAAGTATTAAGCGCGGAGAAGGTCAGCGTGACGAAGTGTTGCATTTCGGCAATGTGGAATGGACACCGGGACATTATGTCTATGCAGACGAAGATGGCGTCGTAGTTGCGCCGAGAAAATTAGTATAAAAAGGTAGCCGCTTGCATTGTGTAAGTGG encodes:
- a CDS encoding metal-sulfur cluster assembly factor; amino-acid sequence: MSAEEIKEYLFGALENVIDPELGIDIVNLGLVYNAELLDEGVAKVTMTLTSMGCPMGPQIVANIKQELMELPEVKDTEVDIVWSPPWSRDNMSRYAKMALGVR
- a CDS encoding prolyl oligopeptidase family serine peptidase yields the protein MIIRTEQWQHIPLLHVVEESKEHEHIPVVFFYHGFTSAKEHNLHYAYNLAKQGIRVILPEAMLHGDRAESLDDFHLALRFWEIVLASIQEASVLYEQLRERNLADDHTKIGMGGTSMGGITTFGCLASYDWIDAASVMMGSPAFVRVATGQIAYAERGGRELPILQAERDQLFAALDRVDLSKNPAKLHQRPLFMWHGEQDTVVPFEFTEEFHTMIQPQYKECPEHLYWMPDEEAGHAVSRPGMLGAVDWLAQHLNAR
- a CDS encoding Cof-type HAD-IIB family hydrolase — protein: MKPHLIVLDLDGTLLTDEKVISAKTEETLRIAASQGHHVMIATGRPYRASEIYYRQLGLTTPIVNFNGAFVHHPTDRAWQTIHETIALPIVNEVVDAMQNFSVANIIAEVMDDVYAQYHDERFLNILNFGNPMITAGDIRHSLKTDPTSLLIQADELTVDPIRQHLEDIHAEVIDHRRWGAPFNIIEIVRHGLNKAVGIHEVANWLNVPKERIIAFGDEDNDLEMIDYAGVGVAMGNAIDELKSIANEVTSTNNEDGISLILEDRLSLNKLRVQ
- the rraA gene encoding ribonuclease E activity regulator RraA translates to MSVKTADLCDDFIDELQVCTVEFTSYGKHKRFSGPISTVKVFEDNVLVKEALQTIPEGNVLVVDGGGSKRCALMGDMLGEIAQDRKLAGVIIYGCARDTADLGTQEIGVMAIGSMPVKSIKRGEGQRDEVLHFGNVEWTPGHYVYADEDGVVVAPRKLV